The nucleotide sequence CACAGAAAGCTTGATTTCTATATAATACAAACAAATTCACACACTGACATACCAGGACCAATAGCTGATGGAAACTGAGAAACTGATAAAGCAGCTATGTTTAACACTATACCTAGAGTCTTAGAACAAGCAAAATTGTCTCACTCATTTTTCCACCAAAACGTACGTTCTCTAAAGAGACAATTCCAGATAACACTTAATCAGACTCGAAACATCATAATGTCATGCCCAAACTGTCAGAAAAACACACCCATGCCATCTCAGAAAGGCGTTAACCCCGGAGGGTTAATGGCAAATGAGATCTGGCAAACAGATATCACACACATCCCCGAATTTGGCACATTAAAGTATGTACATGTAACTGTGGACACACATTCAAAATACATAACTGCCACAGCACCCACTGGAGAAAAAGGCCAAGAGTGTAAAAACACACTGGCTCAGTTGCTTAGCAACCCTGAGTACCCCACATCAAATAAAAACTGACAATAAAAAAGCTTTACTTCCTATCAAATAGAGAAATTTCACATCACAGGTATCTCACACTCACCAACTGTACAAACAGTTATTGAAAGGGCACATCACACACTGAAACACATGTTagataaacaacaaaaaaaggggggaatcTGCGTAGCCCGCAAGAGCGTCTGTGGAAAGCCACATATGTTATcagttttttaaattgtgacagCGCTGAAAGAAGTAAGTATGAAAGGCAACACAGGCCTCAGGCTCCCACCTCACCCAAACCACTAGTCACGGTGAGAGACTTGATTTCGGGACAGTGGACGGGACCGCTAGATCTCGTGACTTGGGGGAGAGGCTACGCCTGTGTGGCGACAGGAAAAGAGCTTAGTGGATTCCTTCAAGGTGTTTAAGGCCCTGCTTAGGtacacaaccacagcagcaagaacCAGAGTAACGCAAAAGGTATAAAAGAGTTATGTTTATGTTCAGGTTTACATTTAGGGATGACCAATGTGGTAAAAAGCAGTCTGTAAAAAATCTATGAATGTGTGCGAGATGAATGAATGACGGCCATCAATGAATGAGAGAGTGAATGAATAAGAGAGTTGTTTGACTGGACAaatattaagaaacaaaacacctcacaaaataACATTACCTCCACCACACGGTCACTTTAAGAGAATTTAGTTCTGCTAAGCTTAGCCTGTTCCTTAAATAAAGTTGTTCTCCCCAGTTATTCAAAACCCTCAGATTAATGAAGATTATAAATCTATGCACAGTTGGCTAAGGCCTTTaggttaataaagttatttctccAAGTTGCACCACCCTTTAGGAATATAAGAAAGTTTTACGAAGTTTACCATAGAGGTATAAGAGGCCAAGCAAGCGATGTGCTGGGTCATTGCAAGCTTTGGTAGTTTACAGTGTAAACAACTGATTGCACTGTTGTTTTTGCAGTTTTTGTGACCTTCTTATACAATTGAGAAGGGGGTGATGTAGGAGGCGTGTCCAAGGTACGGGGGATGTACTGGGCAGGAATGCCCAGGGGAGCGTGCGCCGAAATGGACAACCCAATTGGTTAAGGAGGTCACGTGGTTCTAGAGTATAAAGGAAAGTGCCGAATTCAAATAAGTCTCTTTGTTCTCCATCTCAGAAGAGCGTGCATCCTTCTTTGTCATATAAAGGTACCCCACGCCATACAGCCCAACACTAAAAGCAGCCCCTTGGCACCAGTGGGAGCTCAACACAGCCAGCTTGGGTTGTTTGGGTTCTCTGACCGGATTTTAGGCTCTATGCAGGCAGAGTGTCCTGCCAGACCCCCCAAcctccgtgtcccccccatTCTCCACTCCCGGCGCTTCCCGCTCGTGGCTCTGTCCGAGCCCGTGTCACGACACGTGGAGGCACCACAACAGGTTCTTTTCCTGAGGGATCCCTTGGGGGGGATTGTCGCTGGGTATCTGTCGAAGGCCTTGgtcctgtgggggaagaaagacatgCGACGCACACGCACTAGGATGAAGAGACACACTAGGATGAAgagccagagagatgtctgccCGCTACGCTGAGCAGGCAGCTTTTTAGTTGGTGCTAAGTTCCACTTTCCCGCACACATACACTACAAACATTTTCTTACAACAACATCCAGGAACGCGGCACCTGCACTCAGCCacacagctcaaggctgtgtccatgggaactatctaATTAGCTCTACTGCTCCATGGAAAACGGCCCAACACTTTATAATGTTCCAAACCCCTCAAACttcagttgtggggctgtgacttCACCCCACAGGGGATGAAAGAGAAACACTGCTGGAGAACCGGAGTGACAACAGGAACAGCTCTTATTTTTGGCACCTCTGGAACCGTAACCATGGATCACTCAGGCGGTGATTCCTGCCGGGACAAGAGTAGGGGACAGAGTCaccatgtccctgtgcccatcccacAGGATGGGTCCAGCTGCGGAGCCCACAGAGAGGAGGAACTGCACCAGAATCCTACCCCATCCTGCTCCACCCATCCCATCTGACTCCACTCCATTCATCCCATCCCAATCCTGCTCTGAAATCCCACCCCAATCCCACTCCATCCATCCCACCCAATCCCACTCCATCCATCTCAGCTGATCCTGCTTCAGAATTCAGCCCTGATCCCACCCCAGAATTCCACCTGATCCCACTCTGGAATCCTGCCCTGATCTGGAATCCTGTCCCAATCCTGCTCCATCTATCCTGCCCCAATTTCCCTCTGGAATACCACATGGATCCTGCTCCATACCTGTGAGGGAGCAGTCAGTTCCCATGTCTGTTCCTGTGGAAAGAGAAGATTGATGAGATTCTGGCCTGGATCACACACCTGGACCCATTCCAGGATCCATCACGGGATCCACATGGAGAGGTTCTGGATATGCTGCTGGTACTCACCATTGGCCGCAACGcatctcttcctctccctcttccctatGGAAATAAAGTGGGATCAGCACCTGTGGCACAAGATCCCCGGAATGCCACCAGATGGATCCGTGCCCCTTCCCAATCCCCATCCCATGAGTTACCAGATCGGAGCTTCCAGATGCCAAATCCCATGAGGATGAGACCGATGATGATGATGGCAGCGATGACGGACACTGTGACCACCAATGGGATGAGATTCCAGCCAGATTCCGGCTCTGGAAAGCGCGAGATGGTGAGAAGGGGGAGGGGAACCCCCACCCCACTGCTCCACATTCCCAAACTCCTCGTTCCCAAATTCCCAATTCCCACATTGCCCGTTCCCAGCCTCACCCCAGGCGAAGATCCCGGGCTCCGGCATTCCGGCGTGCTCCACCCGGCACCGGTACTGCTCCCGCTCCCCCGGCAGCGCCTCAATCCTGGCCCAGCTGTGGAAGGTGCCGTCGCTGTTGGGAACGATCCCGCCCCACCACGTCTCCTGATCCCAGATTTCATCCCCCTTCAGCCAGTTGATCTCGATGACCCCGGGGTAGAACCCGTACGCGCGGCAGGACAACGTCAGGATCCCGTGTTCCTCTTTCCCGGACACTTGGACGTCAGGAGGCTCTGCAATAGGATAATGGTGGGATCTATCCATGGAATTCCCAAGGAAATGGGACAGCAGTAAGATCCATCCACAGAATTCCCATGGGAACAGGATGAGGGCGAGATGTGTAAACAGAATTCCACGGGAATTCCTGTGTTCTCAAATCTCATATCCCCCGTTCCCATGAGAATTCTGCCCCCACCTTTTTTcttcagcacctcctgcccatACTGGACATGTTTCTGGAGCACTTCCAGGCAGGTCTGCTCCAGGAAATTTGTCAACCTCTCCACTGTGATCCCATCAGAGTCCCAGTGCCTCTTGATGATCTGGGCAGCGCCGTCGGCCGCCACGAAGCTCCTGGATCCCAActggaaggagagaaaatcctGTCCGTCGTAGCCTTCCCGATAGGATCCACGGACGCTCCCGTCGGACAGGAGCTCACAGCCACAATCCCGCTGCAGCGTGTGGAGACCTGGAGGGGGAGGAATCGGATCCACAGAGACCCATGGAAGtgtgtcccagccccacagggccCCATTCCAGCCCTATGGACTCCCATAGTCTGACGGAAGATCCACACATCCCGTCCCAGTCCCTTGGAGTCCCACagatcccccccagccccacagatccacatcccagccccacagatccacatcccagccccacagatccccccttccctggctcccCCCACTCACCCCCGCTCTGGTTGTGCCGGATCTGCAGCATGTCCAGGTGGGCGGGGTCCTTTCGCTGGTACCTCCCGTTGATCCGGGACTCGGTGTCCCAATATCCCGGCTCGGCTCCGGCCGCCATCCACAGAGTCTGCGGCTCCAGCCGGCCCCGCTCGCTGTCGTAGCGCACGAAGGGGGTCCCGTCCACGGACGCCACGGCCACGTaccggggcagccccgggcccGGCTCCGACACCGCCACGCGCAGGTAACGCAGGGAGTGCACAACTGGGGGGACAcggagagctgggggggctgggggggctcacgGGTAAAGGAAATGGGCAACGGGGAGAGCCGGGAGAGCCAGAAAGGGGcttgggggtcccagggtcgAGGAaagagggatgcagggatggggagaggtgGGACAGGGGGTTCcagggggtccctgtgcccacaAAAGGGGGGTCcaagggatggggaaaggggggTCATGGGGTGGGGAAACCTGGGATGGCCAAGAATGGGGGGTCACAGGGATCCTCAGTGTTGAGGAAAAGGGGGCCTgggggctgggaaaggcaggaatggAGCTCCAGGGGTTCCCAGAGTCAAGGAAAGGAGCTGTTTGGAGTCTGGGAGAGGTTGGATGGTCaggaaggggatggaggggggtACTGGTAAAGGATAAGGGGGAGTAGGTGGTCCCAGTGCACAGGAATAGAGATTCAGGGGGGTCTTGCTGCCACACAAGGGGGTGTAGGGGGGTCCCTGCACCCGGGGAAGGGGGTGTAGGGGGGTCCCAGTACCCaataagggcagggagagggtcCCAGTCCAAGATAAGGGGTTCGGGGAGATCTGGGTGCTGAATAATGAGGTGTAGGAGAGTCCCCTGCCCAGGAATGGAGGTTTGGAGGGTCCCAGTGTCAAGGAAAGGGGGTGAGGGGACCGGGAGAGG is from Chiroxiphia lanceolata isolate bChiLan1 unplaced genomic scaffold, bChiLan1.pri scaffold_52_arrow_ctg1, whole genome shotgun sequence and encodes:
- the LOC116781667 gene encoding class I histocompatibility antigen, F10 alpha chain-like isoform X7, whose protein sequence is MAPALGLGALLGVLGLLRTPAGAAEVVHSLRYLRVAVSEPGPGLPRYVAVASVDGTPFVRYDSERGRLEPQTLWMAAGAEPGYWDTESRINGRYQRKDPAHLDMLQIRHNQSGGLHTLQRDCGCELLSDGSVRGSYREGYDGQDFLSFQLGSRSFVAADGAAQIIKRHWDSDGITVERLTNFLEQTCLEVLQKHVQYGQEVLKKKEPPDVQVSGKEEHGILTLSCRAYGFYPGVIEINWLKGDEIWDQETWWGGIVPNSDGTFHSWARIEALPGEREQYRCRVEHAGMPEPGIFAWGKRERKRCVAANGTDMGTDCSLTGMEQDPCGIPEGNWGRIDGAGLGQDSRSGQDSRVGSGGILGWDQG
- the LOC116781667 gene encoding class I histocompatibility antigen, F10 alpha chain-like isoform X5: MAPALGLGALLGVLGLLRTPAGAAEVVHSLRYLRVAVSEPGPGLPRYVAVASVDGTPFVRYDSERGRLEPQTLWMAAGAEPGYWDTESRINGRYQRKDPAHLDMLQIRHNQSGGLHTLQRDCGCELLSDGSVRGSYREGYDGQDFLSFQLGSRSFVAADGAAQIIKRHWDSDGITVERLTNFLEQTCLEVLQKHVQYGQEVLKKKEPPDVQVSGKEEHGILTLSCRAYGFYPGVIEINWLKGDEIWDQETWWGGIVPNSDGTFHSWARIEALPGEREQYRCRVEHAGMPEPGIFAWVPSPFSPSRAFQSRNLAGISSHWWSQCPSSLPSSSSVSSSWDLASGSSDLGRGRGRDALRPMEQTWELTAPRQESPPE
- the LOC116781667 gene encoding class I histocompatibility antigen, F10 alpha chain-like isoform X6; this translates as MAPALGLGALLGVLGLLRTPAGAAEVVHSLRYLRVAVSEPGPGLPRYVAVASVDGTPFVRYDSERGRLEPQTLWMAAGAEPGYWDTESRINGRYQRKDPAHLDMLQIRHNQSGGLHTLQRDCGCELLSDGSVRGSYREGYDGQDFLSFQLGSRSFVAADGAAQIIKRHWDSDGITVERLTNFLEQTCLEVLQKHVQYGQEVLKKKEPPDVQVSGKEEHGILTLSCRAYGFYPGVIEINWLKGDEIWDQETWWGGIVPNSDGTFHSWARIEALPGEREQYRCRVEHAGMPEPGIFAWVPSPFSPSRAFQSRNLAGISSHWWSQCPSSLPSSSSVSSSWDLASGSSDLGRGRGRDALRPMEQTWELTAPSQESPPE
- the LOC116781667 gene encoding class I histocompatibility antigen, F10 alpha chain-like isoform X11, whose translation is MAPALGLGALLGVLGLLRTPAGAAEVVHSLRYLRVAVSEPGPGLPRYVAVASVDGTPFVRYDSERGRLEPQTLWMAAGAEPGYWDTESRINGRYQRKDPAHLDMLQIRHNQSGGLHTLQRDCGCELLSDGSVRGSYREGYDGQDFLSFQLGSRSFVAADGAAQIIKRHWDSDGITVERLTNFLEQTCLEVLQKHVQYGQEVLKKKEPPDVQVSGKEEHGILTLSCRAYGFYPGVIEINWLKGDEIWDQETWWGGIVPNSDGTFHSWARIEALPGEREQYRCRVEHAGMPEPGIFAWVPSPFSPSRAFQSRNLAGISSHWWSQCPSSLPSSSSVSSSWDLASGSSDPGILCHRC
- the LOC116781667 gene encoding class I histocompatibility antigen, F10 alpha chain-like isoform X3, with protein sequence MAPALGLGALLGVLGLLRTPAGAAEVVHSLRYLRVAVSEPGPGLPRYVAVASVDGTPFVRYDSERGRLEPQTLWMAAGAEPGYWDTESRINGRYQRKDPAHLDMLQIRHNQSGGLHTLQRDCGCELLSDGSVRGSYREGYDGQDFLSFQLGSRSFVAADGAAQIIKRHWDSDGITVERLTNFLEQTCLEVLQKHVQYGQEVLKKKEPPDVQVSGKEEHGILTLSCRAYGFYPGVIEINWLKGDEIWDQETWWGGIVPNSDGTFHSWARIEALPGEREQYRCRVEHAGMPEPGIFAWEPESGWNLIPLVVTVSVIAAIIIIGLILMGFGIWKLRSGKRERKRCVAANGTDMGTDCSLTGMEQDPCGIPEGNWGRIDGAGLGQDSRSGQDSRVGSGGILGWDQG
- the LOC116781667 gene encoding class I histocompatibility antigen, F10 alpha chain-like isoform X2, coding for MAPALGLGALLGVLGLLRTPAGAAEVVHSLRYLRVAVSEPGPGLPRYVAVASVDGTPFVRYDSERGRLEPQTLWMAAGAEPGYWDTESRINGRYQRKDPAHLDMLQIRHNQSGGLHTLQRDCGCELLSDGSVRGSYREGYDGQDFLSFQLGSRSFVAADGAAQIIKRHWDSDGITVERLTNFLEQTCLEVLQKHVQYGQEVLKKKEPPDVQVSGKEEHGILTLSCRAYGFYPGVIEINWLKGDEIWDQETWWGGIVPNSDGTFHSWARIEALPGEREQYRCRVEHAGMPEPGIFAWEPESGWNLIPLVVTVSVIAAIIIIGLILMGFGIWKLRSGRGRDALRPMEQTWELTAPSQVWSRIHVGSLRKRTCCGASTCRDTGSDRATSGKRREWRMGGTRRLGGLAGHSACIEPKIRSENPNNPSWLC
- the LOC116781667 gene encoding class I histocompatibility antigen, F10 alpha chain-like isoform X10, whose amino-acid sequence is MAPALGLGALLGVLGLLRTPAGAAEVVHSLRYLRVAVSEPGPGLPRYVAVASVDGTPFVRYDSERGRLEPQTLWMAAGAEPGYWDTESRINGRYQRKDPAHLDMLQIRHNQSGGLHTLQRDCGCELLSDGSVRGSYREGYDGQDFLSFQLGSRSFVAADGAAQIIKRHWDSDGITVERLTNFLEQTCLEVLQKHVQYGQEVLKKKEPPDVQVSGKEEHGILTLSCRAYGFYPGVIEINWLKGDEIWDQETWWGGIVPNSDGTFHSWARIEALPGEREQYRCRVEHAGMPEPGIFAWEPESGWNLIPLVVTVSVIAAIIIIGLILMGFGIWKLRSGKRERKRCVAANGTDMGTDCSLTGITA
- the LOC116781667 gene encoding class I histocompatibility antigen, F10 alpha chain-like isoform X9 encodes the protein MAPALGLGALLGVLGLLRTPAGAAEVVHSLRYLRVAVSEPGPGLPRYVAVASVDGTPFVRYDSERGRLEPQTLWMAAGAEPGYWDTESRINGRYQRKDPAHLDMLQIRHNQSGGLHTLQRDCGCELLSDGSVRGSYREGYDGQDFLSFQLGSRSFVAADGAAQIIKRHWDSDGITVERLTNFLEQTCLEVLQKHVQYGQEVLKKKEPPDVQVSGKEEHGILTLSCRAYGFYPGVIEINWLKGDEIWDQETWWGGIVPNSDGTFHSWARIEALPGEREQYRCRVEHAGMPEPGIFAWVPSPFSPSRAFQSRNLAGISSHWWSQCPSSLPSSSSVSSSWDLASGSSDLGEEEMRCGQWNRHGN
- the LOC116781667 gene encoding class I histocompatibility antigen, F10 alpha chain-like isoform X4 — its product is MAPALGLGALLGVLGLLRTPAGAAEVVHSLRYLRVAVSEPGPGLPRYVAVASVDGTPFVRYDSERGRLEPQTLWMAAGAEPGYWDTESRINGRYQRKDPAHLDMLQIRHNQSGGLHTLQRDCGCELLSDGSVRGSYREGYDGQDFLSFQLGSRSFVAADGAAQIIKRHWDSDGITVERLTNFLEQTCLEVLQKHVQYGQEVLKKKEPPDVQVSGKEEHGILTLSCRAYGFYPGVIEINWLKGDEIWDQETWWGGIVPNSDGTFHSWARIEALPGEREQYRCRVEHAGMPEPGIFAWEPESGWNLIPLVVTVSVIAAIIIIGLILMGFGIWKLRSGKRERKRCVAANGTDMGTDCSLTGMEQDPCGIPQEKNLLWCLHVS
- the LOC116781667 gene encoding class I histocompatibility antigen, F10 alpha chain-like isoform X8, which encodes MAPALGLGALLGVLGLLRTPAGAAEVVHSLRYLRVAVSEPGPGLPRYVAVASVDGTPFVRYDSERGRLEPQTLWMAAGAEPGYWDTESRINGRYQRKDPAHLDMLQIRHNQSGGLHTLQRDCGCELLSDGSVRGSYREGYDGQDFLSFQLGSRSFVAADGAAQIIKRHWDSDGITVERLTNFLEQTCLEVLQKHVQYGQEVLKKKEPPDVQVSGKEEHGILTLSCRAYGFYPGVIEINWLKGDEIWDQETWWGGIVPNSDGTFHSWARIEALPGEREQYRCRVEHAGMPEPGIFAWEPESGWNLIPLVVTVSVIAAIIIIGLILMGFGIWKLRSGKRERKRCVAANGTDMGTDCSPAGITA
- the LOC116781667 gene encoding class I histocompatibility antigen, F10 alpha chain-like isoform X1 — translated: MAPALGLGALLGVLGLLRTPAGAAEVVHSLRYLRVAVSEPGPGLPRYVAVASVDGTPFVRYDSERGRLEPQTLWMAAGAEPGYWDTESRINGRYQRKDPAHLDMLQIRHNQSGGLHTLQRDCGCELLSDGSVRGSYREGYDGQDFLSFQLGSRSFVAADGAAQIIKRHWDSDGITVERLTNFLEQTCLEVLQKHVQYGQEVLKKKEPPDVQVSGKEEHGILTLSCRAYGFYPGVIEINWLKGDEIWDQETWWGGIVPNSDGTFHSWARIEALPGEREQYRCRVEHAGMPEPGIFAWVPSPFSPSRAFQSRNLAGISSHWWSQCPSSLPSSSSVSSSWDLASGSSDLGRGRGRDALRPMEQTWELTAPSQVWSRIHVGSLRKRTCCGASTCRDTGSDRATSGKRREWRMGGTRRLGGLAGHSACIEPKIRSENPNNPSWLC